In the genome of Pseudomonas sp. B33.4, the window GCTGTCGAAGCGCTTTATTCGCGCCGACGAAACCCTCGATCTCGGTCATCTGGCGACCATTCCGCCGGGTGAGTTCATCGGCGCCGGGTTATGGCAACTGTTCAAAGGCATCGAATCGCCTTACAAATCGGTGCTGAAACTGCTGCTGACCGAGGTTTACGCCAGCGAACACCCGCAGGTGCAGTGTCTGAGCCTGCGCTTCAAAAAAGCCGTATTCGCCAACCAGCTGGATCTGGACGAGCTGGATCCCTACATGGTCGTGTACCGGCGCATCGAGGAATACCTCACCGCGCGCAATGAGCCGGAACGGCTTGAACTGGTGCGCCGCGCGCTGTACCTGAAGGTCAACCGCAAGCTCACCGGTAACAGCCGCACCCAGAGCTGGCAACGCTCGTTGCTGGAACGCCTGGCCAGCGAATGGCATTGGGATCAGCGTCAACTCGCCCTGCTCGACAGCCGCAGTCAGTGGAAGGTGCGTCAGGTCAGCGCCGAACGCCGCGCGCTGGTCAACGAGCTGAATTACAGCTATCGCTTCCTGACCCAATTCGCGCGTACCGAGCAGACCGTCAGCCTGATCAATAAACGCGACCTCAACGTCCTCGGTCGCCGGCTCTATGCAGCCTTCGAGCGCAAGGCCGCCAAGGTCGAGTTCATCAATCCCGGCATCGCCCCGGATCTGGCCGAAGACACTCTGACCCTGGTGCAATCGCGCAATAAAAAGGAACCGGGGCAGACCCAGTGGGGCCTGTATAACGGCAGCCTCACTGCACTGGAGTGGGAACACTTCGCGCCGATCAAGCGCAGTCGCGAGTTGCTTGAACTGCTGACCTGGTGTCACCGCAACGGCGTGATCGACAGCAGCACCCGCCTCGCTTTGCATCCCGGCACCAGCGACCTGAGCGAGTTCGAGCTGTTCAACCTGCTCGGCAGCCTGCAGCAGTGCATTGCCCTGCCCTTGCCCACCGTTGCGGAAGAGCCGTTGCTGCGTGCTGCGGTGCCGAGTGAAGTGCTGATGCTGGTCAACGTCGGCATTGATCCGCTCAAGCATCACCGCGACCTGAACATCCTGATGACCACCGAGCGCACCGACTCGCTGAGTTACGCCGGCGTGCGCGAAAACCTCGTGCTGACGCTCGACCAAGTGACGCTCAACAGCTGGAACGAAGTGCTGGTCAATCGTTTCGACGGGCCGCATGCCCTGCTCGATTGCCTGCGCGATTACCTCAACAATTTGCCACGCGGGTCCTTGCAGCCGTCGTTGAAGGTGCGTTGTTTCTGTCACAACCGTGCGCAGTTCATTGCCCGTCGTGTCGAGGAAATCGTCGACACCGCACAGAATCTGCTGCTCAGCGACTTGAATCACCGCTACCTGATCCAGGTGCAGCAGCACTATCACGTGCTGGAATTGGTACCTGGTCAGGTCAACCACGTCGCGCTCGCGACATTGCCAGCGTTGCTGGATTACCTCGGTGAAGAACAGCCGCGCTACAGTCCGCTGCATCTGGATCCGATGGCACT includes:
- a CDS encoding class I adenylate cyclase; its protein translation is MTRTHEIRPDLDEGIDRKVLSQLRARFLKLNEGRLGRALEGLSPRQQSVLTLLPLFFHVNHPLLPGYVSGSTPAGLSNYEPDANTLAEAQRLTRSFSYKPRHGSNPPRPIHGLFLMGSLGTLAQADQSDMDVWVCHAPDLSDSELAELSKKCQLLEAWAASQGAEAHFFLIDPVRFVKGERDTQLSSENCGTTQHYLLLDEFYRTAIWLAGRTPIWWLVPVYEETAYDLYTHTLLSKRFIRADETLDLGHLATIPPGEFIGAGLWQLFKGIESPYKSVLKLLLTEVYASEHPQVQCLSLRFKKAVFANQLDLDELDPYMVVYRRIEEYLTARNEPERLELVRRALYLKVNRKLTGNSRTQSWQRSLLERLASEWHWDQRQLALLDSRSQWKVRQVSAERRALVNELNYSYRFLTQFARTEQTVSLINKRDLNVLGRRLYAAFERKAAKVEFINPGIAPDLAEDTLTLVQSRNKKEPGQTQWGLYNGSLTALEWEHFAPIKRSRELLELLTWCHRNGVIDSSTRLALHPGTSDLSEFELFNLLGSLQQCIALPLPTVAEEPLLRAAVPSEVLMLVNVGIDPLKHHRDLNILMTTERTDSLSYAGVRENLVLTLDQVTLNSWNEVLVNRFDGPHALLDCLRDYLNNLPRGSLQPSLKVRCFCHNRAQFIARRVEEIVDTAQNLLLSDLNHRYLIQVQQHYHVLELVPGQVNHVALATLPALLDYLGEEQPRYSPLHLDPMALEDHDLALILPMGQPECIQVFYRITEQQAELYVLDEFNALWQQHLPYHDEQSLLVPLQRFLQSILFRREAVLPMDAGPDARLETLYYQLLPSGPGRARRVEARPAPQTPVNKPFYDVQAIVGKAAPGEVQVTLYCNQREFSELEHGDQLFSVVAREIVEQRRDSERYRCYITDLDLSGLLGDGQSSSNLYLRYKADLERALNEALEQV